One Burkholderia sp. 9120 DNA window includes the following coding sequences:
- a CDS encoding lytic polysaccharide monooxygenase — translation MYENMYRSFTRRHWAIALTALFGVTLVHAHGRLTQPASRIVLCVERKNVNCNVDAWQANAMENGKFFPATQAGLVDFFAPQDVRNAQPPKDGEIAGSSVNGRIAVLNEQSADRWTKIPVRANSIQIFKWEYSAVHATRRWNYFITRSGWDPAKPLMRAQFDEKPFCTIQNDGQPYWKFDLKPAQPTIHQCQLPDRTGYQVILAVWEVADTQMGFYQVVDTHFTDTKGSPVMSPF, via the coding sequence ATGTACGAGAATATGTATCGCTCATTCACGCGGCGTCATTGGGCCATTGCGTTGACTGCGTTATTCGGCGTCACGCTTGTTCATGCTCACGGGCGATTGACTCAACCGGCTTCTCGTATTGTGTTGTGTGTGGAGCGAAAGAACGTCAATTGCAACGTCGACGCATGGCAGGCCAACGCGATGGAGAATGGCAAATTTTTCCCCGCCACGCAGGCGGGCCTGGTGGATTTTTTTGCGCCGCAAGATGTGCGTAACGCACAGCCGCCGAAGGATGGCGAGATTGCCGGATCGAGTGTGAACGGGCGCATTGCGGTATTGAATGAACAATCCGCGGACCGATGGACGAAGATTCCGGTGCGGGCCAATTCGATTCAAATTTTCAAGTGGGAATATTCGGCGGTACACGCGACGCGGCGCTGGAACTACTTCATCACGCGTTCCGGTTGGGATCCTGCGAAACCGCTGATGCGAGCGCAGTTCGACGAGAAGCCGTTCTGCACGATCCAGAACGACGGCCAACCTTATTGGAAGTTTGATCTGAAGCCTGCTCAACCGACGATACATCAATGCCAATTACCCGATCGCACTGGCTACCAGGTCATTCTCGCGGTATGGGAAGTTGCCGATACGCAGATGGGTTTTTACCAGGTTGTCGATACCCACTTTACGGATACAAAGGGCAGCCCCGTAATGAGCCCGTTCTAG
- a CDS encoding SDR family oxidoreductase, whose protein sequence is MNATFDFSGRSVLVTGASSGIGRAIVEALCASGAHVVAAARNVNELARLAEETGCEPLMLDVSDEGAIDEAFESLGVFDGLVNCAGIALLERAVDTTAASFDRVMAVNARGAVLVAKHVALGMIGAKRAGSIVNVSSQAALVALDDHLSYSASKAALDAVTRSLCVELGEFGIRVNSVNPTVTLTPMAVLAWSDPVKREPALKAIPLGRFAESREVAVPVLFLLSEGASMVSGVCLAVDGGYTAR, encoded by the coding sequence ATGAATGCTACTTTTGATTTTTCTGGGCGGTCGGTTCTCGTTACGGGCGCTTCTAGTGGGATTGGGCGGGCTATCGTCGAGGCTTTGTGTGCCTCTGGCGCGCATGTTGTTGCCGCTGCGCGGAATGTGAATGAGTTGGCGCGGTTGGCTGAAGAGACGGGTTGTGAGCCGTTGATGCTCGATGTGAGCGATGAAGGCGCCATCGATGAGGCGTTCGAATCGCTTGGGGTGTTCGATGGGCTCGTGAATTGTGCGGGGATCGCGTTGCTCGAGCGGGCGGTGGATACCACGGCGGCTAGTTTCGATCGGGTGATGGCGGTGAATGCTCGGGGGGCCGTGCTGGTTGCGAAGCATGTGGCGCTGGGGATGATCGGCGCTAAGCGCGCGGGCAGTATCGTCAATGTCTCTAGCCAAGCTGCGCTTGTGGCTCTGGATGATCATTTGAGTTACTCGGCTTCCAAGGCTGCGCTTGATGCTGTGACTCGTTCTCTGTGTGTTGAGTTGGGGGAGTTTGGGATTCGGGTTAATAGTGTGAATCCTACGGTTACGTTGACACCTATGGCGGTGCTGGCCTGGAGTGATCCTGTTAAGCGTGAGCCCGCCTTGAAGGCTATTCCTCTTGGGCGGTTTGCTGAGTCTCGTGAAGTCGCTGTTCCTGTTTTGTTTTTGCTGAGTGAGGGGGCTTCTATGGTTAGTGGGGTTTGTTTGGCTGTTGATGGGGGGTATACGGCCAGGTAG
- a CDS encoding FGGY-family carbohydrate kinase, which yields MDYVIGVDIGTQSTKALLVDRHGAIVAQHASSYQPDTPKPLWAEQWPAVWFKAVVECIAACVAKAKEAGVAAKSIKAVCVSSLYGGSGIPVDSEMRPLYPCLIWMDRRATAQVEWVRSNVDLERLRTITGNGVDSYYGYTKMLWLRDNEPEGWAHTRYFLPPNAYVIYMLTGEVAVDHSSAGNIGGIYDMAKRDWSDEALDMLGIPATMMPERLVESSDVVGGLLTQWTETLGLDAGTAIVAGGVDAAMATFAAGVTHAGQHVAMIGTSMCWGYINQSVDARHGLISMPHVFNGQHDIYVFGGAITAGASVTWYREQFCHAEIEAARATPHGDPHRLLEETAANVPAGSDGVMFLPYLMGERSPVWDAKASGAFVGLSLFHTRGHLYRAVLEGVSFALKHNIEAGRQGALSLDDKLIVVGGAAHSDLWMQIIADVTGYPVYTIEQDVEAAMGAALLAGVGVGLVSREEAQGGWVTLVERAQPDAVRMALYEQRFGIYTDLYPALKPVMHRLQTS from the coding sequence ATGGATTACGTCATCGGCGTCGATATCGGCACGCAGAGTACCAAGGCGTTGCTCGTCGACCGGCACGGCGCGATCGTCGCGCAACATGCGTCGAGCTATCAGCCGGATACGCCTAAGCCGCTGTGGGCCGAACAATGGCCCGCAGTGTGGTTCAAGGCGGTCGTGGAGTGCATCGCCGCGTGCGTTGCGAAGGCGAAGGAGGCGGGCGTCGCGGCGAAGTCGATCAAGGCGGTGTGCGTGAGCAGTCTGTACGGCGGCTCGGGCATTCCGGTGGATAGCGAAATGCGGCCGCTATATCCGTGTCTGATCTGGATGGATCGCCGCGCGACCGCGCAGGTGGAATGGGTGCGCTCGAACGTCGATCTCGAGCGGCTGCGCACGATTACCGGTAATGGCGTGGACAGCTATTACGGTTATACGAAGATGTTGTGGTTGCGCGATAACGAGCCGGAAGGGTGGGCGCATACGCGTTATTTCCTGCCGCCGAATGCGTACGTGATCTACATGCTGACCGGCGAGGTGGCGGTCGATCACAGTTCGGCCGGCAATATCGGCGGTATCTACGATATGGCGAAACGCGACTGGTCGGACGAGGCATTGGACATGCTCGGCATTCCCGCGACCATGATGCCGGAGCGATTGGTCGAATCGTCCGACGTGGTGGGCGGCTTGCTAACGCAATGGACCGAGACGCTTGGATTGGATGCAGGCACGGCGATCGTGGCCGGCGGCGTCGATGCGGCGATGGCGACGTTCGCCGCCGGCGTCACGCACGCGGGGCAGCATGTGGCGATGATCGGCACCAGCATGTGTTGGGGTTATATCAATCAGAGCGTCGATGCGCGGCATGGGTTGATCAGCATGCCGCACGTGTTCAATGGGCAGCACGATATTTATGTGTTCGGCGGCGCGATTACGGCGGGCGCGTCGGTGACGTGGTATCGCGAGCAGTTCTGTCACGCGGAGATCGAGGCGGCGCGTGCGACGCCGCATGGCGATCCGCATCGGTTGCTCGAGGAAACCGCCGCGAACGTGCCGGCCGGGTCGGATGGGGTGATGTTCCTGCCGTATCTGATGGGCGAGCGGAGTCCCGTGTGGGATGCGAAGGCGAGCGGCGCGTTTGTCGGACTCAGTCTCTTCCATACGCGGGGGCATTTGTATCGCGCGGTGTTGGAGGGCGTGTCTTTTGCGCTGAAGCACAACATCGAGGCGGGACGTCAAGGCGCGTTGTCGCTGGATGACAAATTGATCGTGGTGGGCGGCGCCGCGCATTCGGATTTGTGGATGCAGATTATCGCGGACGTGACGGGTTATCCGGTCTATACGATTGAGCAGGATGTCGAGGCGGCGATGGGCGCGGCGCTGCTCGCGGGTGTGGGTGTTGGCTTGGTGTCGCGGGAAGAGGCGCAGGGCGGTTGGGTGACGCTGGTGGAACGGGCGCAGCCGGACGCGGTGCGGATGGCGCTGTATGAACAGCGGTTCGGCATTTATACGGATTTGTATCCGGCGTTGAAGCCGGTCATGCATCGGTTGCAGACATCATGA
- a CDS encoding alcohol dehydrogenase catalytic domain-containing protein — MTTQTDKQNMTAIVCHAPKDYRVEQVSKPTARAHELVIRIAACGICASDCKCHSGAKMFWGGPSPWVKAPVIPGHEFFGFIEEIGEGAAEHFGVKMGDRVIAEQIVPCGKCRYCKSGKYWMCEVHNIFGFQREVADGGMAEYMRIPPTAIVHKIPDGISLEDAAIIEPLACAIHTVNRGEVQLDDVVVIAGAGPLGLMMTQIAHLKTPKKLVVIDLVEERLALAREYGADVTINPKQEDALDIVHSLTDGYGCDVYIETTGAPIGVNQGMDLIRKLGRFVEFSVFGADTTLDWSVIGDRKELDVRGAHLGPYCYPIAIDLLARGLVTSKGIVTHGFSLEEWDEAIKVANSLDSIKVLMKPRA; from the coding sequence ATGACGACTCAAACCGACAAGCAGAACATGACAGCCATTGTCTGTCATGCACCGAAAGACTATCGCGTCGAACAGGTGTCGAAACCCACGGCGCGTGCGCATGAACTGGTGATTCGCATTGCCGCGTGCGGTATCTGCGCGAGCGATTGCAAATGCCATTCCGGCGCGAAGATGTTCTGGGGCGGCCCGAGCCCGTGGGTGAAAGCGCCGGTGATTCCGGGGCACGAGTTCTTCGGTTTCATCGAAGAGATCGGCGAGGGCGCGGCGGAGCATTTCGGCGTAAAGATGGGCGACCGGGTGATCGCTGAACAGATCGTGCCCTGCGGCAAATGCCGGTATTGCAAATCCGGCAAGTACTGGATGTGCGAGGTGCACAACATCTTCGGCTTCCAGCGCGAAGTAGCGGACGGCGGCATGGCCGAGTACATGCGGATTCCGCCGACGGCGATCGTACACAAGATTCCCGATGGCATTTCGCTCGAAGACGCCGCGATCATCGAACCATTGGCGTGTGCGATTCACACCGTCAATCGCGGTGAAGTGCAACTCGACGACGTCGTCGTGATCGCGGGCGCCGGGCCGCTGGGACTGATGATGACGCAAATCGCGCATCTGAAAACACCGAAGAAACTGGTGGTGATCGATCTGGTGGAAGAACGGCTCGCGCTCGCGCGCGAATACGGCGCCGACGTGACGATCAATCCGAAACAGGAAGACGCGTTGGACATCGTTCATTCGCTCACTGACGGCTACGGTTGCGATGTGTATATTGAAACCACCGGCGCGCCGATCGGCGTGAATCAGGGCATGGACCTGATTCGCAAGCTCGGGCGTTTCGTCGAGTTCTCCGTGTTCGGCGCGGATACCACGCTCGACTGGTCGGTGATCGGCGACCGCAAGGAACTCGACGTGCGTGGCGCGCATCTCGGACCGTACTGCTATCCGATCGCGATCGATCTGCTGGCGCGCGGACTGGTGACGTCGAAAGGGATCGTGACGCACGGCTTTTCGTTGGAAGAATGGGACGAGGCGATCAAGGTCGCGAACTCGCTCGATTCGATCAAGGTGTTGATGAAGCCGCGCGCCTGA
- a CDS encoding ABC transporter permease: MNTPNPSSSPKTSTVSSDTPGAPMRFTWAALKRSTVFYPFIGLLVVCIVMVFASDSFLSAANIENVLRQVSINAIIAVGMTCVILTGGIDLSVGSVMALAGTLAAGLMVAGMNAVAALAIGIAVGLGFGAANGFFVAFAGMPPIIVTLATMGIARGLALIYTGGYPIDGLPDWVAFFGSGKILGVQAPVVIMVVIYAIAWVLLERMPFGRYVYAIGGNEQATRLSGVRVARVKLIVYSIAGLTSAFAAIVLTARLMSGQPNAGVGFELDAIAAVVMGGTSISGGRGSIIGTLIGALLLGVLNNGLNMVGVNPYVQNVIKGGIILLAIYISRDRRK, translated from the coding sequence ATGAACACGCCTAATCCTTCTTCTTCACCGAAAACCTCTACCGTTAGCAGCGACACGCCGGGTGCGCCAATGCGCTTCACCTGGGCCGCATTGAAGCGCTCGACGGTGTTCTATCCGTTCATTGGCCTGCTGGTGGTCTGCATCGTGATGGTGTTCGCGAGCGACAGTTTTCTCTCCGCCGCCAACATTGAAAACGTGCTGCGCCAGGTGTCGATCAACGCCATCATCGCCGTGGGGATGACGTGCGTGATTCTGACCGGCGGCATCGATCTGTCGGTGGGCTCGGTGATGGCGCTGGCGGGCACGCTCGCGGCAGGGCTGATGGTTGCCGGCATGAACGCTGTGGCCGCGTTGGCGATTGGCATTGCCGTCGGCCTCGGCTTCGGTGCGGCGAACGGTTTCTTCGTCGCGTTTGCCGGCATGCCGCCGATCATCGTCACGCTGGCGACGATGGGGATCGCGCGCGGTCTCGCGCTGATCTACACCGGCGGCTATCCGATCGACGGTTTGCCCGATTGGGTCGCATTCTTTGGCAGCGGCAAGATTCTCGGCGTGCAGGCGCCGGTCGTGATCATGGTGGTGATCTACGCGATTGCGTGGGTGCTGCTCGAACGCATGCCGTTTGGCCGCTACGTGTACGCAATCGGCGGCAACGAACAGGCGACGCGGTTGTCCGGCGTGCGCGTGGCGCGCGTCAAGCTGATCGTCTACTCGATCGCCGGCCTGACCTCGGCGTTTGCCGCGATCGTGCTGACCGCGCGCTTGATGAGCGGCCAACCGAACGCGGGCGTCGGCTTCGAACTCGACGCGATTGCCGCCGTGGTGATGGGCGGCACCTCGATCTCGGGCGGGCGCGGCTCGATCATCGGCACGTTGATCGGCGCGTTGCTGCTCGGTGTGCTGAACAACGGCCTGAACATGGTCGGCGTGAATCCGTATGTGCAGAACGTGATCAAGGGCGGAATCATTTTGCTGGCGATCTATATCAGCCGCGACCGTAGAAAGTAA
- a CDS encoding sugar ABC transporter ATP-binding protein: MDTILKLDNITKSFPGVKALQGIHLEIARGEIHALLGENGAGKSTLMKILCGIYQPDEGAITIAGEACHFTNYHDAVAAGVGIVFQEFSLIPYLNAVENMFLGRELKNGLGLLERGKMRRTAAAIFQRLGVAIDLSVPIRELSVAQQQFVEIGKALSLEARILILDEPTATLTPAEAEHLFAIMRDLKQQGVAMIFISHHLEEIFEVCDRITVLRDGQYVGMTEVAESDVGRLVEMMVGRRIESSFPPKPPLHADAKIVLEVQKLQLLKDSPVLSFALREGEILGFAGLVGSGRTETALAVIGADPAYVKEIRINGAAAKLSDPADALRAGVGILPESRKTEGLITDFSIKQNISINNLGKYRSLRFFIDQRSEARATADIMKRVGVKAPTMHTEVATLSGGNQQKVVIARWLNHHTNILIFDEPTRGIDVGAKAEIYLLMRELTARGYSIIMISSELPEIVGMCDRVAVFRQGRIEAMLEGDAIDSNAVMTYATAGSLGAKHEHA, from the coding sequence ATGGACACCATTCTCAAACTCGACAACATCACCAAGAGCTTTCCCGGCGTGAAAGCGCTGCAAGGCATTCATCTCGAGATCGCGCGCGGCGAGATCCACGCGTTGCTTGGCGAAAACGGCGCCGGCAAATCGACGCTAATGAAAATCCTCTGCGGCATCTATCAGCCGGATGAAGGCGCGATCACGATCGCGGGCGAGGCGTGCCATTTCACGAACTATCACGACGCGGTGGCGGCGGGCGTCGGCATCGTGTTCCAGGAATTCAGCCTGATTCCGTATCTGAACGCGGTGGAGAACATGTTTCTCGGCCGCGAATTGAAGAACGGCCTGGGCCTGCTCGAACGCGGCAAGATGCGCCGCACGGCGGCGGCGATTTTTCAGCGGCTCGGCGTGGCGATCGATCTGTCGGTGCCGATTCGCGAGCTCTCTGTCGCGCAGCAGCAGTTCGTCGAAATCGGCAAGGCGTTGTCGCTGGAAGCGCGCATCCTGATTCTGGATGAGCCGACCGCGACGCTCACGCCTGCCGAGGCCGAGCATCTGTTCGCGATCATGCGCGATCTGAAACAGCAGGGCGTGGCGATGATTTTCATCTCGCACCACCTCGAAGAGATCTTCGAAGTGTGCGACCGCATCACGGTGCTGCGCGATGGGCAATACGTCGGTATGACGGAAGTGGCCGAATCCGACGTGGGCCGCCTCGTGGAAATGATGGTGGGCCGCCGCATTGAAAGCAGCTTTCCGCCGAAGCCGCCCTTGCATGCCGACGCGAAAATCGTGCTGGAGGTTCAGAAGCTGCAATTGCTGAAGGACAGCCCCGTGCTGAGTTTCGCGCTGCGTGAAGGCGAGATTCTCGGTTTCGCGGGTCTCGTGGGTTCAGGCCGCACGGAAACCGCGCTCGCGGTGATCGGCGCGGATCCGGCGTACGTGAAGGAGATTCGCATCAACGGTGCGGCCGCGAAATTGTCCGACCCCGCCGATGCGTTGCGCGCCGGCGTCGGCATTCTGCCGGAGAGCCGCAAGACCGAAGGTCTGATCACCGACTTCTCGATCAAGCAGAACATCTCGATCAACAACCTTGGCAAGTATCGCTCGCTGCGTTTCTTCATCGACCAGCGCAGCGAAGCGCGCGCCACCGCCGACATCATGAAACGCGTGGGCGTCAAAGCGCCGACCATGCACACCGAAGTCGCGACGCTGTCGGGCGGTAACCAGCAGAAAGTGGTGATCGCCCGCTGGCTGAATCATCACACCAACATCCTGATCTTCGACGAACCGACACGCGGCATCGACGTCGGCGCCAAAGCCGAAATTTATCTGCTGATGCGCGAACTCACCGCGCGCGGCTACTCGATCATCATGATCTCGTCCGAACTGCCGGAGATCGTCGGCATGTGCGACCGCGTCGCCGTATTCCGCCAGGGCCGCATCGAAGCGATGCTCGAAGGCGACGCGATCGACTCCAATGCCGTGATGACCTATGCCACCGCCGGCTCCCTGGGAGCAAAACATGAACACGCCTAA
- a CDS encoding ABC transporter substrate-binding protein: MTQSLSKPASLKSFTRNAAAIAALAFGLSFIAAPAAQAAPLKIGMTFQELNNPYFVTMQKALNDAAASIGATVVVTDAHHDVSKQVSDVEDMLQKKIDILLVNPTDSTGIQSAVTSAKKAGVVVVAVDANANGPVDSFVGSKNFDAGEMACDYLAKAIGGSGEVAILDGIPVVPILERVRGCKAALAKVPGIKVVDTQNGKQERATALSVTENMIQAHPNLKGVFSVNDGGSMGALSAIESSGKDIKLTSVDGAPEAIAAIQKPNSKFIETSAQFPADQVRIALGIALAKKWGANVPKAIPVDVKMIDKSNAKGFSW; this comes from the coding sequence ATGACGCAATCCCTTTCGAAGCCGGCCTCGTTGAAGAGCTTCACTCGCAACGCGGCCGCTATCGCCGCGCTCGCCTTCGGCCTGTCGTTTATCGCTGCGCCGGCCGCACAAGCCGCGCCGCTGAAAATCGGCATGACGTTTCAGGAGCTGAACAACCCGTACTTCGTGACGATGCAGAAGGCGCTCAACGACGCGGCCGCGTCGATCGGTGCAACCGTGGTCGTGACCGACGCGCATCACGATGTCAGCAAGCAGGTCAGCGACGTCGAGGACATGCTGCAGAAGAAGATCGACATTCTGCTCGTGAATCCGACCGACTCGACCGGCATTCAATCGGCGGTGACGTCGGCGAAGAAGGCGGGCGTGGTCGTGGTCGCGGTGGATGCGAACGCCAACGGTCCGGTCGATTCGTTCGTCGGCTCGAAGAACTTCGACGCGGGTGAAATGGCTTGTGACTATCTGGCGAAGGCGATTGGCGGCAGCGGTGAAGTAGCGATTCTCGACGGCATTCCGGTCGTGCCGATTCTGGAGCGCGTGCGGGGTTGCAAGGCGGCGCTCGCGAAGGTGCCGGGCATCAAAGTCGTCGATACGCAGAACGGTAAGCAGGAACGCGCCACCGCGCTGTCGGTTACCGAAAACATGATTCAGGCGCATCCGAATCTGAAGGGCGTGTTCAGCGTGAACGACGGTGGTTCGATGGGCGCGTTGTCCGCGATCGAATCGTCGGGCAAGGACATCAAGCTGACCAGCGTCGACGGTGCGCCGGAAGCGATCGCCGCGATCCAGAAGCCGAACTCGAAGTTCATCGAAACGTCCGCGCAATTCCCGGCCGACCAGGTGCGTATCGCGCTCGGCATTGCGCTCGCGAAGAAGTGGGGCGCCAATGTGCCGAAAGCGATTCCGGTCGACGTGAAGATGATCGACAAGAGCAATGCCAAGGGTTTCAGCTGGTAA
- a CDS encoding AraC family transcriptional regulator: protein MQPDLELVAVRRDESFKVWSHGYPYRTVRWHFHPEYEIHLIVATTGKMFVGDHISSYTPGNLVLMGPNLPHNWVSDVPEGETIAQRNLVVQFGQEFVSSCVDSFPEWRQVEALLADSRRGVSFGAQTSEAIKPLFLELLSARGLRRLVLFMSMVEMLMNAEDREALASPAYQADSTGFASTRINHALSYIGKNLANDLRESDLAQLAGQSVSAFSRYFRRHTGLPFVQYVNRMRINLACQLLTDGELSVTDICFKAGFNNLSNFNRQFLAVKGMAPSKFRRYQQLNDASRDASEQAAARGVGIDDAPAIVLAPGLPRPAAAAYPPT from the coding sequence GTGCAACCCGATCTCGAACTCGTGGCCGTGCGCCGCGACGAATCGTTCAAAGTGTGGTCGCATGGCTATCCGTATCGCACGGTGCGCTGGCATTTCCACCCGGAGTACGAGATTCATCTGATCGTCGCGACGACCGGCAAGATGTTCGTCGGCGATCACATCAGCAGCTATACGCCCGGCAATCTCGTGCTGATGGGGCCGAACCTGCCGCACAACTGGGTGAGCGACGTGCCGGAAGGCGAGACCATCGCGCAGCGCAACCTGGTTGTGCAATTCGGCCAGGAGTTCGTGTCGAGCTGCGTCGACAGTTTTCCGGAGTGGCGTCAGGTCGAGGCCTTGCTCGCCGACTCGCGCCGTGGCGTGTCGTTCGGCGCGCAGACCAGCGAGGCGATCAAGCCGCTGTTCCTCGAACTGCTGAGCGCGCGCGGCTTGCGGCGTCTTGTCCTGTTCATGTCCATGGTTGAAATGCTGATGAACGCCGAAGACCGCGAAGCGCTCGCGAGCCCTGCGTATCAGGCCGACTCGACCGGTTTCGCGTCGACCCGGATCAATCATGCGCTGTCGTATATCGGCAAGAACCTCGCGAACGATCTGCGCGAATCGGATCTGGCGCAACTCGCGGGTCAAAGCGTCAGCGCGTTCTCGCGCTATTTCCGCCGTCATACCGGGCTGCCGTTCGTGCAGTACGTGAACCGCATGCGGATCAACCTCGCGTGCCAGTTGCTGACCGACGGCGAACTCAGCGTGACCGATATCTGTTTCAAGGCGGGTTTCAATAACCTGTCGAATTTCAACCGGCAGTTTCTCGCAGTGAAAGGCATGGCGCCTTCGAAATTCCGCCGCTATCAGCAACTCAACGACGCGAGCCGCGACGCCTCCGAACAGGCCGCCGCGCGCGGCGTGGGCATCGACGACGCGCCCGCCATCGTGCTCGCGCCGGGGCTGCCACGCCCGGCCGCCGCCGCTTATCCACCGACGTAG
- the dalD gene encoding D-arabinitol 4-dehydrogenase, translating to MNSRQGSGAAAHVILHIGAGSFHRAHQAWYLHRLNEAKVPGEPHWSLTVGNIRSDMNAVLDALAAQNGVYTLETVTPQGERAYETIRSIERVLPWTENLDGLIEAGADPACKIIAFTVTEGGYYLDEEDELDTANADLAADLNGGHTTIYGALAAILDARMKRGAGPVTLQTCDNLRSNGERFHAGMSEFLERRGANELAQWFDDNTACPSSMVDRITPRPTPDVSERVKAATGVDDACPVMGEAFIQWVIEDRFIAGRPAWEKVGAELVDSVMPYEEAKIRILNAPHSCIAWAGTLVGLNYIHEGTLDADINKFAFDYVTEDVIPCLTPSPLDLDRYRDVVLERFSNPYIQDTNQRVAADGFSKLPGFIAPTLAECFERGVTPAATAMLPALFFRFLQRWQSGELPYAYQDGVMDEKVARGFFAAPDPLKAFAADRLLWGSMAQTPELESALEGALARVDVWLSKRGAA from the coding sequence ATGAACAGCAGGCAAGGCAGCGGCGCGGCCGCACACGTGATCCTGCACATCGGCGCGGGATCGTTTCATCGCGCGCATCAGGCGTGGTATCTGCACCGTTTGAACGAAGCGAAGGTGCCCGGCGAGCCGCACTGGTCGCTCACTGTCGGCAATATTCGCAGCGACATGAACGCGGTGCTCGACGCGCTTGCCGCGCAGAACGGCGTGTACACGCTCGAAACCGTCACGCCGCAAGGCGAACGCGCGTACGAGACGATCCGTTCGATCGAACGCGTACTGCCCTGGACCGAGAACCTCGACGGCCTGATCGAAGCGGGCGCCGATCCGGCCTGCAAGATCATCGCGTTCACGGTGACCGAAGGCGGCTATTACCTCGACGAAGAAGACGAACTCGATACCGCGAACGCCGATCTCGCCGCCGACCTCAACGGTGGCCACACCACGATCTACGGCGCACTCGCAGCGATTCTCGACGCGCGCATGAAGCGCGGCGCGGGCCCGGTCACGCTGCAAACCTGCGACAACCTGCGCAGCAACGGCGAGCGTTTTCACGCGGGCATGAGCGAGTTTCTCGAACGACGCGGCGCGAACGAACTCGCGCAATGGTTCGACGACAACACCGCGTGCCCGAGTTCGATGGTCGACCGCATCACGCCGCGTCCCACGCCGGATGTGAGCGAGCGCGTGAAAGCCGCGACCGGCGTCGACGATGCCTGCCCGGTGATGGGCGAAGCGTTCATTCAATGGGTGATCGAAGATCGCTTCATTGCCGGCCGCCCTGCCTGGGAGAAAGTCGGCGCAGAACTGGTCGATTCGGTGATGCCGTACGAGGAAGCGAAGATCCGCATTCTGAACGCACCGCATAGCTGCATTGCGTGGGCGGGCACGCTGGTCGGCCTGAACTACATTCACGAAGGCACGCTCGACGCCGACATCAACAAATTCGCGTTCGACTACGTGACCGAAGACGTGATTCCGTGCCTCACGCCGAGTCCGCTCGATCTCGACCGGTATCGCGACGTGGTGCTCGAACGCTTCAGCAATCCGTATATCCAGGACACCAATCAGCGCGTCGCGGCCGACGGTTTTTCGAAGCTGCCCGGCTTTATCGCGCCGACGCTGGCCGAGTGTTTCGAACGTGGCGTCACCCCGGCGGCCACGGCAATGCTGCCCGCGCTGTTCTTCCGCTTTCTGCAACGCTGGCAGTCGGGCGAGTTGCCGTACGCGTATCAGGACGGCGTGATGGACGAAAAGGTCGCGCGCGGTTTCTTCGCCGCGCCCGATCCGCTGAAAGCGTTCGCCGCCGACCGCCTGCTGTGGGGCAGCATGGCGCAGACGCCGGAACTGGAGTCGGCGCTGGAAGGCGCACTGGCGCGCGTCGACGTGTGGCTCTCCAAACGCGGCGCGGCCTGA